In Tursiops truncatus isolate mTurTru1 chromosome 9, mTurTru1.mat.Y, whole genome shotgun sequence, a single genomic region encodes these proteins:
- the LOC101320516 gene encoding LOW QUALITY PROTEIN: telomerase RNA component interacting RNase (The sequence of the model RefSeq protein was modified relative to this genomic sequence to represent the inferred CDS: deleted 1 base in 1 codon; substituted 1 base at 1 genomic stop codon) codes for MAARGRWMEPPGQEAPGPTGGSGSESRWAESGPRMSPKSGDDEVSGRGLSPVSDGANSFTNSSSFLELFKXKTEEEQRQWREEPPPGPQRPDQPATATTMSPGDLKRKGSPGPTLSFMGKRTGGNKLALKTGTAAKKKTENEVLTSKGDAWAKYMAEVKNYKAHQCRDDDETRPLMK; via the exons ATGGCTGCCCGAGGGAGATGGATGGAGCCTCCAGGCCAGGAGGCACCAGGCCCCACAGGCGGCAGTGGCAGCGAGAGCCGATGGGCTGAGTCAGGGCCCAGGATGTCACCCAAGAGTGGGGATGATGAAGTGTCGGGCAGAGGTTTGAGCCCAGTGTCGGACGGTGCGAACTCGTTCACCAACAGCAGCAGCTTCCTGGAGCTGTTCAAGTGAAAGACTGAAGAGGAGCAGCGGCAGTGGCGGGAGGAGCCACCCCCAGGCCCACAGCGACCCGACCAGCCAGCCACCGCCACCACCATGAGTCCTGGGGATCTGAAGAGGAAGGGCAGCCCAGGCCCCACGCTCAGCTTCATGGGCAAGCGCACAGGTGGGAACAAACTAGCCCTGAAGACAGGAACAGCAGCCAAGAAGAAGACGGAGAATGAGGTACTAACAAGTAAAGGTGACGCGTGGGCCAAGTACATGGCAGAGGTGAAAAATTACAAAGCC CACCAGTGCAGAGATGATGATGAAACTCGGCCCCTGATGAAATGA